The following proteins are co-located in the Symphalangus syndactylus isolate Jambi chromosome 21, NHGRI_mSymSyn1-v2.1_pri, whole genome shotgun sequence genome:
- the LOC134735509 gene encoding putative UPF0607 protein ENSP00000382826, with product MPSATSSYKRMLLLLQPQVPATPVSTFWCKTRRDRAPVRLCPVPQNTGTPLRVLPSVVWSPHSRKKPVLSAHNSMMFGHLSPVRIPRLRGRFNLRLPSLDEQVIPARLPKMEVRTEEPKEATQVKDQVETQGQEDNKRGPCSNGEAASTSRPLETQGNLTSSWYNPRPLEGSVRLKSLTEKNQTDKAQVHAVSFYSKGHGVASSHSPAGGILPFGKPDPVPTVLPAPVPGCCLWPEKAALKVLGKDHLPSSPGLLMVGEDMQPRDPAALASSSSSPPTAVGHGSRKRKLSGSPLQLQPTPPLTLRWDRDEGPPPAKLPCLSPEALLVGQASQREGRLQQGNMRKNMRVLSRTSKSSRRKQLLRRRKKTRQGRRGGSRL from the exons ATGCCGTCAGCAACATCCTCGTATAAGCGTATGTTGTTACTGCTTCAGCCGCAGGTCCCTGCAACTCCAGTGTCAACGTTTTGGTGTAAGA CCAGACGGGACCGTGCCCCTGTGAGGCTGTGTCCTGTCCCTCAGAACACAGGCACCCCACTGAGGGTCCTGCCTTCTGTGGTCTGGAGCCCCCACTCAAGGAAGAAACCCGTGCTGTCTGCTCACAACTCCATGATGTTTGGACACCTCAGCCCCGTGAGGATCCCTCGTCTCAGAGGCAGGTTTAACCTCCGACTTCCTTCATTAGATGAGCAGGTGATCCCAGCCAGGCTCCCGAAGATGGAGGTGAGGACAGAAGAGCCCAAAGAAGCAACGCAGGTGAAAGACCAGGTAGAGACCCAGGGGCAGGAAGACAATAAAAGGGGCCCCTGTAGCAATGGGgaagcagcctccacctccaggcccCTGGAGACTCAGGGAAACCTCACTTCCTCCTGGTATAATCCCAGGCCCTTGGAGGGAAGTGTCCGTCTGAAGAGCTTGACAGAAAAGAACCAGACTGACAAGGCCCAGGTGCATGCAGTGAGTTTCTACTCCAAGGGCCATGGAGTCGCCAGTTCACACAGCCCTGCTGGAGGCATCCTTCCCTTTGGGAAGCCTGACCCAGTTCCAACAGTGCTCCCTGCACCAGTTCCGGGCTGCTGCCTGTGGCCAGAGAAGGCGGCCTTGAAGGTGCTGGGTAAAGACCACCTGCCCAGCTCTCCAGGCTTGCTGATGGTGGGGGAGGACATGCAGCCCAGGGATCCTGCAGCGCTTGCATCAAGTAGCTCTTCTCCCCCCACAGCTGTCGGCCATGGGTCCCGCAAAAGAAAGCTGTCAGGGTCACCGCTGCAGCTGCAACCGACCCCTCCCCTGACACTGAGGTGGGATAGAGATGAGGGGCCCCCACCGGCTAAGCTTCCCTGTCTGTCTCCTGAGGCACTGTTGGTGGGTCAGGCTTCCCAAAGAGAAGGACGCCTCCAGCAGGGCAACATGCGTAAGAACATGAGGGTGTTAAGTAGAACATCAAAATCCAGCAGACGAAAACAGCTGcttaggaggagaaagaagacacggcagggcaggcgtggtggctcacgcctgtaa